The Notamacropus eugenii isolate mMacEug1 chromosome 4, mMacEug1.pri_v2, whole genome shotgun sequence DNA window ccttttttccctcccatgCCAGCTTAGGGGTATATgttccctcattttccttttttacatcCATATTTGAAACGCTTGGTTGTTTCATCAGGTTAAGTTCTAGCTTGATAGGCACTAGAAAAAGTCAGGAACTAGCTGGATTTCTCTGTGAGTCCCTCTGTTACTTGGCCTTACATGTGTGATTTCTTTTGCAGTTGCTGATGATTCCTTTGATCATGTCAGTGCTCTATGTCTGGGCCCAGCTGAACAGAGAAATGATTGTATCATTTTGGTTTGGAACACGTTTTAAGGTACATTCCCCAAAGCAGGAATTCATCTTCCTTCAGCCCTCTGGAGGGAGGGCTCAGCCTTCTTTTCTTCAGCTTCAAGATCCAGTTTCTGGCTCCTCCAGAAGAGGTCACTGCAGAGCAACATAACTACAGGCAGCTCCAGGGGctgagtttttatttatttagtctaCTTAAAAAGACTAACCTTGTCTGAACTCCTGTGCTATTTTAGTATGTGTAACACCTGTTGGAGCAAAAGGTGGTGGGTGCCTTACCTCACAAAAAGGTTAATTTGTCTGAAGGCAGGCAGGTTTTTTCTTGTTGAAGTCAGGTAGGAGGAAATGCTTCAttatttaaaatcttattttttgagcttttcctgTCTCCTCATTTCATCTGAGTACAGTTGTGTGAGTTTCAGTCCTACCCACGGAATGAATGATTGGAATGTGtacactttcatttctcttcagcTGTGTGACAGAAACATTCAAGGCACCTTGTtttctacagttgaagaaactaaggaccgGAATTGCTAGATCTGTTTGTGCAGCTAGTTTATGGTAGAAATGGTTTGTTTTAGGCCAGTGAATAGCATCTCCCTTGAAAAGTAGAAAGTGTACTGTAAACAGCACCTTACAAACAAAGAGAAGAAGGGGGTCTTCCAAGATGGAGACAGTGTGGGTCAGTAAAGTATCAAACTGGGGCTCTGATctcagctcctttgacttctggtatTCTGGGACAGGATGAGTCACTTCACTATTCTGATGTACAAGTAGCAATAATACCGGCCCAGGCCCTGCTTGACAGGCAACTCAAGTAGTAGACAAATGAAAGGTGCTTTGTGGACTTTCTTTCACTCCCTTTCTCATCATTtagaaacaacaataacaaaccaCAACCATGAGGTTTAAAAGTCACATATATGCGTGACCTGTTTCAAGATCTCATACATATATGATCTTGCCCATATATGGTTTTAGTTTCTCTTACATGAAAagtatagaagtgattgttgtaCTCACAAAGGGTTTTGTAGAGTTCCATTCCTGGGTATCATGACTTAATGAGGTGCCAACCTGATACTcatttgtttgtgtatttctttctagGCCTGTTACTTGCCTTGGGTCATTCTTGTATTCAACTACATTATTGGAGGATCGTaagtattattatattttatttctttgggaacttaatcttttctctcctttattttctcttcagtctttataaatattaaaatagagAATGCTAGCTTGGAATGTTCTGCTATTCCCATGAAGAAATAACTACATTGCACTAATATGGCATACTCCTGTTCCTTATTGTTACAGCTTATTGAATCGCAGGGGGCTAAGGACTTAGGTTATGAGGTGGTTGCTATTTTAATTCACTATTGTTGGATAGCACATTTTAGTCACGGTAGAAAGTGTCTTTGACCTTTTTATGCAGTGTTTTCtttatgtattcatttttcaGATTGAGTTGGTGAATATCTAAAATTGCATATAGATTGACTGTCCCTCAGGGATTTAATCTTTAAATATTCTAActaaaatgattcattttatctTCAGTAATCTTAAAATACTTAGGAAACTCATGTTGATATCATTCCACCAGTCACAGAAGTGTAAGTATTTTTCTAGGTGGAATTTATTTTCTGAAGTGGAAACAACTTTTAAAGTACAGGAAAATTTTGTCAAAGTTTGTATATGAGGCCAAATGTCAGAGTCTCATTTGAATATACTCTTATTGTTTTCCTGTGTGATAGTCTGGATTTATACCAAACATTATTTAGGTGTGGAATGGCGAGTCAGACTTAGAATCACATTTGATCTAATGGGGATAAAAATGTTATTCACCTAAAATTTAATAAAGAATGTAAGTAGGTGGAAATAAGTTAAGTGAAAATAGTGTTCagcattcagtaagcatttatttgttAAGCTtttactacatgctaggcactggtgataaaaagacaaaaaggtaataatccctgtcctcaagaagctttatattctaagaattctttatttctgtgaagtGTCATCTGGTTTGGAATGACTCCAGTAGGCAGGATGTCAGTTAATACATTGTTAGGGTTGTCTCTACTGAATGCTAGTGAACTGAGAAAGTTAGTCATATAAAAAGTTTGTGCACTGAAAACCTGGGAAAGGAAACTGCTTTTCTGATACAAATTATTAAAACAGGAGAGAAGAATCCCATTTGATGAAAAGGGGTGGTTGtggttattgactgactgttgACAATAAGCAGAGTGAACTTTAAAATAGAGACTTCATGTCCGGCTGCTGGGGGAGAGCAGAGAGTTGGTGACCTCTATAATATTAAATACATAGAGATTTATAAATGTAAGGTtatgaaagaactggaaagggaaaatatttagCATAGGGATGCCCAGTGGAGATCAGACTTCCTTTTGTAAGTAGTCATGGTGCCTTAATCATCCATCAGATTAATGTTTTAGGGAATAAACTACAAATAGGACTTCCCACCAACCTGTCCTACCTTTCCTACTACTGTTTTCTTTTTGGCAAAGTTGGGACCATAACAGTAGTTGGAAGCCACCTGttataaattctctctcttccctaatTCCATACTTCAAATCCCCTCAACATCGTCTCCTGTTTGCTCCAACttttctgtggtttctgcagAGGTAGACTTTATTCTTGCTAAGTCTAACCTCTCTTTTTGGGTCCTTCATTCCATCCCCTCCTTTGGATGtttaaaagtaaaaccaaacTTTCACTTGATTCACCCATCCCCTCAAGCTACCATTCTACCTTCTTTTCAAACTTCTGGATAAAGCAGTTTGCATTGAGTTCCTTTACATTCTCATCTCCCATTCACTTTCCAGCCCTTTACAGTCTGACTTTCAGTCTTACTTCTTGACTAAAGTCAACTTCACATCTCTGATGCAGGCTCCCAAGGGGATCTCAGTCACTAAGTCCAGTTTTCTTTGCTCAGTACTCGCCCTGATCACTTTAGTGTCCAGCACTGTTGACTACCACCCTCTCCTCCTAGATAGTGTCTTTTCCTTGGGTTTTCATGGCACTGCTCTTCCCTGTCTGGTCAGTTCTTCTTAGTCCTCTTTCCTGGATTGTCATCGTCATTATCCATGTTGTGCCCCATCAGGGGCTATGCCCTTTCTGGGCTCTGTTCTGGGCCCTCCTCACCTTCTCTATACTCTCTTCATTGAAGATCTGAACAGCTCCCATGGAAGTCATTTGTCAGCCCTGTGCAGATGGTTCTGAAGTCTTACTGCTCCTGAGTTTCTAGTCCTATATTACCAATCGTTTTCTAAACTTTTCAGCCCAGGTAGTCCAAAGGGTGTCTCAGATgcagcatgtccaaaatggaactcatctttGCCCCTACTTTTCCTTAGTATTCTGTTTCTGTTGACTGCACTTGTCATCCTTCTTGTCACCTAGGAATCATCTGAAGTTTTTCCTTCTTCACATTTCCCATTGcctgttttgcatgactgcatatgtatcaaattgcttgccttctcaaggttGGGGGAAGgtcaggaaggagggagagaatttgaaatgcagtttttaaaattgattgttaaaattcttttaatgtaattgaaatatttaacaaaataaatgagtctttttttaaaaagaaaagaaataatgaacgacttaaatttttaaaaaagcctttcaaaccaaccaaacaaaaaaaaagacattccccatttctaatttgttgactccaacttcacaacatctctcatccAACTCCTTATATCTACCCATTAACCTCATTTAGGCTTTTGTAGTGTCTTGTCTAAACTTTTgaaatagtctcctaattgacctcctctcctctctgcttgTAGCCTCTTACTCCTCCAATTCATACTTGACACAGTAgagacattatttttttctctttcccttcctctcttcctcctacccTGCCCCACCATGGTCTAGCCAAATGGGCCAACTTTTGATGTTGCCTTTATACaacatttcctcccttttttgtGCCTTGGCACAGGTTGCTGTGTGCCTGGAATTCTGTGCCTCCTGGGTCCTCTTCAAGATTTTGCTTAGGGGACACTTTCTACACAAAGTCATTCTTACTTACTTCCCTACCACAtgccttttatttactttttaatgtattttgcAATTTCTCATCTATGTACCTGCTGTTTCTCTCATTCGAGGGTAAGCTTCTTGAAGTAAGGGTCTGTTTCCCCTTTGGCACAGGGTATGAACCAAAGTGAATAGTTGGAACTAATGACCTTGGAAGAATTTCAGATAACAATCTTCTGCAGGGCTAAATTTTCCCTGCCGGTCACCGAAATTCCTCACAGGAGCATAGACTCATAGAATTCTTATGTGGTCCTGAGCCACAGTGAAGGCTGCTGTTGCTGATACCTCATGGAAGCAGGGTTGATAGAccctggccttgaagtcaggagaatctgcggtcagattctgcctcagacactaaacgggctctgtgatcctgggcaggtcactgcttctcccagcctcagtttcctttattatAGAATGGGAgtaacctcacagggttgttgtgagaatcaaatgagataatgtatataaaatgctttttaaatggtaaagcattatataagtgttagctatctTGTCATCGTCCTCTTTGTCATCATCGTAAAGATTCAAAGCCATTCATTGTTCGCAAGATTCCTGTAAAATAACGTGACTTTTATATTTCAGGGTTATCAATGAGCTGATAGGAAATCTTGTTGGACATCTGTACTACTTCTTAATGTTCAAATACCCGATGGATTTGGGAGGAAGAACTTTTCTGTCTACACCTCAGTGTCTGTgagtggtttttctttttttccatttgtaattgTTACCAGTTATCTTTCACTAATCCTGCCAGCTTCTCTGTGAGCTAAATAGGATGGGAATTAACTTCACATTGGGAGAAGAAATCTGAGGCAGAGACAGTAAATTACTTGAGAAGGATCACAGGGTTAGTGGGAAGTCAAGTGTTATTGAGGACAGGTCTCTCAATTCCTAACCTCTCCTCTGATCCTTCCATAGTTCTGTAAGTGAGTAGCTAGACCATTGGCCCATGAAACACTATTTCTACAGAAATTGGGGGAAATACCCCCTGCCCAACAAAGTGACTAAATTTAGGGGCAACTCCCCTAGACAGAGGATTAGCATTATCTGTATTTTACTCCACATTTACATAATACCATGGAGTCTTAGACATCCACAACTGGATAGTGATCAGATAGGACAGGACAGTCCGTtcccccctcagtttccaaataaGGACGCTGCAGCTAAAAGAGTTTGAGCagtttgcctgaggtcacagggTTAATGAATTACAGAGATAGTTTGCTTGATTCTCATTCCAACATCGTGACCACTCTAAGTTTGTTGAATACCTGCCATTTGAAGTAACACTTACTATTTGGAAATCAGAGTGGGTTGTTACTAACATCTAAATTTCTTCAGGCTTTTTACCCATATTTCCGAACACTTGAGGTAGTGATTGGTAAAGTGAATTACATTAAGCATAGAAAAGGCACCTTCTCTTAAGTAGATGTAGAGTTTTCAGAAGCACATCTCTAACACCTCTCTCCCCATGATATACCTGACTTTTACTGTAGAAGTTACATTAGAGACAAGGATGAGAGTGTGATTGAGACAATACTTTACTGTACTTCAGGTTTATTGTGACTTATGTAGGTTAAGTGCTTGATACATAAGAGGCACATGGAATCTGTTTGAATTGTAAATGAATCACTATTTTCCCAACTTTATTTCTGAtgagaaatgtattttattttctaaatgccAGGTAGAAAATGTACTTTTAATATTCAACTTGTTTGTAAAGGACTGCCTCTGTTGTGAATCCTTGAATAGGAATATTGTCAGGTAATTCTGGCGATCAGGCTACGGGGGAGAAGGCAGTGCTACCCTGGGCCAGGCTGAATCCAGGAACAGATCTGAAGGAACACTAAATCTGATTAGGAGCAGCTCCCTTTAGGcatggagggaagaagtagagAGGTCAGAACCCCAAAGGTCAGAATCCAGGTTAAAGGGAAGTGCTAGAGTGCATAGAAGAAATTATTTAATGCTTTTAACTCctgccaaaaaaaacaaaacaaaaccccaaaacaactTACTGACTTGAGCTCCTTAGCTATATGTCATTTACATGCCCCAATCTCACATTTTTAGCAGTaatgaataataatgacaaaatcaGTTAGTATGAGGAGGCTTCTGAAAGGTCCATCCAGGTTGTGGTAGGATGTTGAGGTCCCTGTAGGGAGGAAACCTGCTGATGGCATCACTGTGCTCATCTTCTTCCTGCTGTAAAATCCTGATAGTtgatccacaagcatttattaagagcttttgtaccaggaaccatgctaagccctgggaatttATATTTGTAACCTCTTCCTGTA harbors:
- the DERL1 gene encoding derlin-1 isoform X2, encoding MFMLLFNWVCIVITGLIMDMQLLMIPLIMSVLYVWAQLNREMIVSFWFGTRFKACYLPWVILVFNYIIGGSVINELIGNLVGHLYYFLMFKYPMDLGGRTFLSTPQCLYRWLPSRRGNVSGFGVPPASMRRAAEHQLGGGGRHNWGQGFRLGDQ